The segment ATCCAGAAGATTGGGAAGGTCGTAACATTCCTCGATCTTCGCGTAGCTCTTTCTTTTTAGCATTTTTTCCTTATCTTTGACACTTTGACACGCTGATACCTGACACTATTTTTACTTTAACTCGATCTTCGCGCCAGCCGCTTCGAGCTGCTTCTTTATCTTATCCGCTTCGTCTTTCGTCGCGCCTTCTTTTATAGTCTTGGGTGCGCCGTCAACGAGATCCTTCGCCTCTTTTAGTCCGAGGGTCGTAATTGTTCTAAGCTCTTTGATAACGCCGATCTTATTCGCTCCGGCAGCCGCCAACACGACTGTGAATGTAGACTTCTCTTCAGCAGCTGCAGCCGCTCCGGCACCCGCTCCAGCACCGGCTCCGGCAGCCGCAACAGCGACAGGTGCTGCCGCTACCACTCCGAACTTATCTTCAAGCGCCTTAACAAGGTCAGCAAGCTCAAGGACTGTCATGACCTCTATTGTGTCCATAACGTCCTTCATCTTCTTCGTCAGTTCTTTCTTTTCCGTTTCCATTTGTTTCTCCTCTCCTTCTATTTTTTTATTGCGCTGCTTGTGCTGTTTGAGTCTGCGGCGCAGCTTTTTCCTTGCTTGTCTTTACCGCATCCACTACGTATACAAATTTTCTTATTATTCCGCCTAATACCATCACAAAACCTGTTATAGGAGCCTTTATTCCGCCTACCACCCTGGCAAGCAGCACTTCTTTGGACGGCAGAGCGGCCATCTCTTTTATCTTATCAACACCTATCAATTTCCCATCTATGTAAGCGCCTTTTATCTGGAATTTCTCGTGTGTTTTCGCGAAATTTACCAACGCTTTTGTGGTAGCCAAATAATCTTCGCCGCTTAACGATACTCCTACGCCACCGCCGACCATAGGTTTCGCGTCTTCTATCTTCAGCTGGTCAAGCACAACATTTAATATGGAATTCTTTACGACAAAGTAGGTGGAGCTGCACGGCCTTAAAGACTTTCTTACGTTTTCTAAGTCCGAGACCGATGAACCCATATAGTTGGTTATAAAAAAGTTTGGACGCTCCTTAATATCAGAAAGAAGCTCTTTCACCATTCGTTCTTTTGTAAGTTTACCGTATCCCTGTTTTGCCATTTTTATCTAAACTCCGTTAAGTCCAGTTTTATGCCGGGGCCCATCGTTGACGATAAGTAAAGGCTCTTAACATGCTGGCCCTTTAACCCGGATGGATTTGAATGCATTATCGCGTCTATCAATGTATGCGCATTGGTATAAAGCGCTTCCTCTGTAAATGACAGCTTGCCTACCGGAGCATGAACACCGGCCTGCTTATCCATCTTAA is part of the Candidatus Omnitrophota bacterium genome and harbors:
- the rplJ gene encoding 50S ribosomal protein L10; amino-acid sequence: MAKQGYGKLTKERMVKELLSDIKERPNFFITNYMGSSVSDLENVRKSLRPCSSTYFVVKNSILNVVLDQLKIEDAKPMVGGGVGVSLSGEDYLATTKALVNFAKTHEKFQIKGAYIDGKLIGVDKIKEMAALPSKEVLLARVVGGIKAPITGFVMVLGGIIRKFVYVVDAVKTSKEKAAPQTQTAQAAQ
- the rplL gene encoding 50S ribosomal protein L7/L12 — protein: MKDVMDTIEVMTVLELADLVKALEDKFGVVAAAPVAVAAAGAGAGAGAGAAAAAEEKSTFTVVLAAAGANKIGVIKELRTITTLGLKEAKDLVDGAPKTIKEGATKDEADKIKKQLEAAGAKIELK